The genomic segment CAGGGGCGATTCGTCGATCGGAACGAGGCGCGCCTCGTACAGTTCCTTCACGCCGAAGTCCGGGTTGTCCCGGAAGAACAGCGGCGCGTCCAGTCGGCGCACGCACATCAGCCGTCCGTCGAAGCGGAGCAACTCGCACCGGAACAGTGACCGCTGGGGCTTGAGCAGGTCCACCGGCGTGAGATCGCGGGCCGCGTACCGATCCAGTTCGGCCGCCGAGAACGTCCGCGCGTGCGTCACGAACTCGCACCACGCCAGGTACTCGTCCGGGTTGTCGGACTGCGCGGCGACCGGCTTGAAGTCTTCGATGCGGTTGAAGATCGCCCGGTCTTTATTCAGCACGAATTTCTCGTGCGGTTGGCGCCCCTGTGCGTCGGCAGGGACCGGGTTCTCGTGATCCACCTTCTTGAGTTCGGAGCTGTTCTTGCTCGGGCTCAGACTCGTTGGCGGTTGAGCGGTCGCGGCCGGAAGTCCGCACACGGCCCCGAACACCGCAACAGACGCGATCAGCGCAGCGAGTGCGGTCGTTCGGGTCTGTACACGCGGGGAGTGTTCGAGCCGAGCCGACATGGCGTTTCCTCCAACACTCCATTCGACGGTCAACACCGGGGTAAGTTCCGGGTTTCGCGCGAGTTTCTCCCACCCGGTCATTGTTCCACGCCATTGCGACGCGGTCAACGGCGCGAATGTCGAAGTCGGCAAAGGACTTCGGGCGAACTGGAGCGCACCGGAAATGCGGTCGAGGGGCGACGCCCGGCGGAACGGGTGCGGTGCGGAGGTTCGGTCGGAACGGGTTTCGGGCCGTCAGCGTTTGTTCTTCTCGATGGGTACGGGCGAGATGTCGGTGAAGCCGTTGCGGACGCCGGTGTCCACCAGTTGCACCACATAAGCCTGGAGCAGCTTATCGCCGCACTCGAGTGTCAACTTGCCGGTCTTGCCCTGGGCGGCCAGTTGTGCGGCGATCTTCTTGAGTTCGTCGCGATAGGTTTCCACATTCGAACCGAGGTCCGTGCCCTTGGCGTCGGCCGAGCCTTCTTCCGTCACGTTCATTTGCGCGATGGTGCCGTTGTCGGCCGCCAGCACCCGGACGATGTAGTGTTTCGGTTTGTTGTCGTCGAACGGACTGATGACGGCGTTATTGTCCCCACCGGCGTCTTTCGGCAGCGTGAGGGCGATCTGGCCCTCGGTGTCGGCGGGCTTGAAGGTCATGATGAAGAACGCGAGCAACTGGAACGACATGTCCAGCATCGGCGTGATGGGCAGATCCGGCTCTACGAAGTCGGTGCCCTGGCGGTGGCGGTCGTGCTTCAGCATGACGGTTCCTTACGCGTCGCGTCCCCGGCGCGGGTTCTCGTGGGGCACACTGCTGATTGAGGGCGCCCGATGTTCTTGCACCGACCGGCGAATGCCGGTCCCGATTCACACGGTCCGTGTCACACGTCGCCGCGGCCGACAATGGCCCGCAGTTGCACCCGGAGGTAGTCGGCCCTGCGGCACGCTTTCATGATGGCGTAGGTCTTTTCGAACGGGCACTCTTTGTGAACGCGGAGGATGATGACCGACCGCAGCGGTTTATCGGCGTTCGCCGGTCCGGCTGCGGTCTTGTCCTCCCTGGCCCGGCGCTTCAGGAATGTTTCAAGTTGGGCCGGGTTGTCCAGGGTGGAAACCACGTTCCCTTCGGAGTCCTTGTACTGGTCGCTCGGGGTGAGGATCACCCGGCCCTGCTCGTTCACGTTCAAATAAATGGCGTACTCCTCGGCCTTGTCGAGCGATTTGGCCGCGATCGCCTCGGGGAGTTTGATCTCCACGTTCGTCTGGTCCATGACGAAGTTGGCGCAGAGCATGAAGAACATCACCAGCTGCAACACGAGGTCGAGCAGCGGGGTGAAGTTCGGCTCGCACTTGTCGCTGGGGCCGTGGCTCATGGGAACCAGGGGACAGAGGACGGGGAACAGGAGACAGAGGACAGGAACCAGGAAACGACAGAGGCCGGAATTGCAGATGAATCCGCCCTGTGTTCTCAGTCCCTGTCCCTTAACCGATCAGCGCGTGACCGCCGGCGGGGCGGTGGTGGGAGCCGGGCCGGGGCCGGCCGGCGCGGCCGGGCTGCCCGGAGCCTTCTTCGAGTTGTGGTACATCTGCGTGAGCAGGTCGTCGGCGATGTGGCCGGTGTCCATGCACACGCGGGTGATGCGGTTCCGGTAGAAGGCGTTGAAGAAGATCGCGGGCACCGAGATCGCGACCCCGAACAGAGTCACCACGAGGGCGTGCGAGATCCCGTCGGCCAGTTTGGCCGGGTTCACCTGGGTGCCGGCGGTGGCGAGAACGGAGAACGACTGGATCATGCCCCACACGGTGCCGACCAGCCCGAGCATCGGTCCGACCGTCGCGATGACCGCGTTGTAGTTGTTCTTCTGCTCCTTGTCGCTCCGGATGCTCTCCAGGGTGTTCAAGGCCGCCTCACGGGCGTCCTCGAGGCCGTACTGGAGGCGGCTCATCCCGGCGGTGAGGACCTGGCCGAGGAACGACGGGTCGTTCCGCGCCATGTCGAAGGCTTCCTTGAACTTGCGCTTGTTGACGGTGTCGGTGAACTCGTCCACGAAACCGGGCGGGATGGCCGAACTCATGCGGAGGTCGAGGAACAGCAGCACCACCAGCGCGAGCATGGCGATCGAGATCGCCAGCAGCATCGGGCCGAACACGGGGCCGAGGGACTTGAGCAGGAACCAGACGAGGTTGCCGCCGGTTTGTTGCTCGCCGCCACCGGTGGGAGCATCGTCCGCGGCAGCCGCCACGTTCGCAAACACCAAGGTGACGGCGAGGGCCGTGCCGATCGCGAACAGGAACCGGGCGGCGGAGAGGGATCGCGAGGACGTGCGGGTCATACAGCGAGTCCTGGAAGGAGTCGGTTGTTCGTTGACGGGTTACCGTCCGGGCCGGGGCGAGGTGTCCCGTTTGGACTCAGCTCCCGAACAGAAAGTTCCGGCAAAAGTTGAACAAAATCGCCGGTCCGCTGCCCCGGGCGAGGGCGGGTCCGCGATCGGGCTGTCGGAACGGGGGCGAGTACCGTTATGTGTGTATTAGGACGCTTTGCGACCGGCTGCGTCAAGAAGGAATGGATAAAAACGTGACCGCCGGGTCAGTGGGCTCGTTGAACGGGTGGCGTGGCCCGGAGGATAGTTCCCCGGTCGTCCGCGGTCAGGAAAAAGCTGTAGGGGATCGCGACCCCGCCGCCGTCGTCACCGACGAAAATGTTCACCCGGAAGTGGTCGGACCACAGCGGCGTCACGGACACCCGGAGCAACTGAGGCGGTCGCCCGAGTGCCCGGAGCAGGTTCGCCTGGATCGCTGCGACCCGCCGCTGCTCGGCGGACAACGGTAGGGCCACCACGGATTCATTGGGGGGAGAGACCGGCGGAAGGGGCGGCTCGGCCATCGCAGAGATCCAGTTCGAGTGGAAGTCCGAAGTACCCACCCGGAGTGGGGGCACGTCGCTGGTCCGACGTAACGGCGTCGAGGCATCCATCAGCGGCCTTCAATTATAGGACAGGTGGCGGTGCACCTGTCCGCAGAACGCTCCGATTCTTCGCCGCGGTTCACTCGGGCGGAAAATGAGTCCGCCCGGATCGGGGAAGCGAGGGCGCAGGGCGACCTCACCCGATCCGGGCGGTGTTCCGAGGGCAAACCGGAACGTGTCTTCAAAAAGACAGTAACTGCATCGTCGTGAGAGTGGGAAACTCACGACGCGAGCGTACAAAACAAATCCGAGCGAGTGGGGCTAGATGTGGAAGCAAGACCCGTACCTAATGCCAGGGAAAAGATGGGGTATTTCGCAAGTTGTTGGATATTCTGCATTTACGATTAGATGTGGAGATCGATTTGAAGTTACGGAAGCGGAGCTAACTGTCGCGAAACCCGACAACCGACCGATGCGCGCCGAAAATTCCGGCGGAGAGAATTGACGTGCTTTATCTTACAGCCTAATATTCCTTCAGACCGGCCGCGGTCTCCAAACTGAATGGGCGACAGTTTGGTGCATCGCGGTCGGTCTTTTTTTGCGCTCACTCTGAACACGTCATTCTTTGTGTTCTGCTGGTCAGATTTTTCGAATCACATTTTTCAAAACACCAAGAAACCGAAACGGAACGAGCTTGATGTCGATCACGTAAGGTGGTCGGTCCCCGTTACACGGTTCGAGCAGCACGCCTTTCCGGGTCTTCCGCACGAGCCGCTTGCAGAGCATCTCCTCGCCGACGAGTGCGACCACGACACACCCCTCTGGCGGGTCCGGGTCCTCGGCGACGACAAGGAGATCGCCGTCCGCGATGTGAGCGTCGATCATCGAATCGCCGCGCGCGCGAAACACCGCCGCGTCGGTGGCCTTCAGGTACGCCCGGAGATCGATCGTCTCGTCCCGGTCCTCCGGCTCACGCGGTTCCCCGCACGACACCGCCCCGCGGAACGGTAAGACCAAATCACTTTGTGCCCCAGGGAGTTCAAGCACGCGCGGTCGGCCCGGGGCGCGCACCCCCACTTCGTCCCGTTTCAATCGCCCGAGGCGAACCAGGCGGTCACAGTTCCGTTTGGCGTTGTTCGGGTGCGGGAGCCCCAGGTGCGCTCCGATTTCGACGTAGCTCGGCGGCCGACCGTGGGCCGCCGCATACGCGCGCACGAACGCCAGCGCCGTGCGGTCCGGTTCCGAGAGCGCGTCATCGGCCATGAGGGGCCTCGATACGATTTTTATCCTGCGTGGCTTGACCGCTTGCGGGGCTGTGATAATAATCGTATCATGCCCGGCCGGTGGTTCACAACCCCGGCTGGTCCTTTCCACCGGGCGCGTCCCGCCCCGATCCCCACGCTTCAATCCGGCTGGAACTCTCCTCACCCGGCACCCAAATATCAAACGAACAAATCGTTGCTGATTCGTTCACTTGATGACGGGAATTGAGACTTATCACCCAGAGCGTGTTTCCATGCCCAAACGGCCGCGTACCGAGATCGCCCGTGCGGTTCTGCGCCTCGCAAATGAGCCCCTTCAACCCGTCGCGGCCCTGGCCGGTGAGGTCGGTGTGAATGAGCGCTCCCTGGTTCGTTGGATCACGCAGGGGCGCTCGGGGGTCCATCTCGACGGAGTTCATCGCCCCGGCCTCGGGTGGCTCACGAGTGCAGCGGCGCTGCGGCGGTTCGACGCGGAGAGTCGAACGCCGGAGGGTCGAAACTCGTGACACTTCGGCACATTTGGGTCTCACCGAAGCACACTTTGAGGGGCACTTCTCATGTCGCAGAGCGGTCCGCGCGCGCCGCAGCACCCGTTACCCCTGAAGCCCGGACAGCGGCGCGTCCGGTGCTTGGGTCCGGCCCCGCGCGAACACACGTTTGTGTCCGCATCGCCCGCCGAGCGGGTCTGCCCGCGGTGCCGGCGGCTCTAAACCGTGTTGCGTCTGAGCCTGCAACGGGTCGTGTTACTGGTGGCGCCGTCGGAGTGATACGCGACCACGCACGGGCGCAGGAGCGCCCCGTTTCCCAAAGCGGTGCCCGGTCCGGGGCCGGCCGCGTGGCAGACGGTCCCGTGGCGCGGGTCGCCCGCCGATGGGCGCGAGCACCGTCGCCGGCGCACATGCTGTGGTGTGAGTGTTCGTACCGCGGCACGGCTCTCACATTTGTCGAGTGGTGGCTCATCTGCGAAAGTAAGGCGAATGCGCCAACCGGGCCGGATGCGAGCGGCAAGAAAATGAGGAGGTTTTACGGTTAGGCGTTTTGTCTTGACAAACACACACGCCAGATTCAGTATGTCGGTGTCATTAAAAGCGTGGGACGATTCTCGTCTCGCCCCACAGAACGCGCTCGCGCGTTCCTCCTATCCTCCTATTCTCCCGGAGGTCCGTATGGTCCGCTCCCGTCATTCGTCCGCGCCCCGCGTGCGGACGGGGTTCACGCTCATCGAGTTACTCGTCGTCATCGCGATCATCGCCATCCTGATCGGCCTGCTGCTGCCGGCCGTCCAGAAGGTCCGCGAGGCCGCCGCGCGGATGAAGTGCAGCAACAACCTCAAGCAGCTCTCGCTGGCCTACCACGCCTACCACGACGCCATCGGCTATTTGCCGATGGGCAGCAGCGGTCCCATGATCAGCAACGGCAACTTCCCGTCCGGGTGGAGCGATCCCTATTACGGGAGCTTCCTGCCGTTCGGGCACTTCAGTTGGGCCGCGGTCGTCCTGCCCTATGTCGAAGCGGGCAACCTCTTCAACGCGATCAACTTCAACGCCCCCGCTTACGCCACGGCCATCTACGAGGACCTCGGCGGCGGCGGCGCGCCGACCAACCGCGGGCCGGCGGGCGACCCGTCGAACCAGTTCGCCGCGACCAACATGCCGAAGCTGTTCACCTGCCCGTCGTCGCCGCGCGGGACGACGGACCCGAACAGTAACACGCAGAAGGACTACGGCGTCAACGGCGGCACCGGGGCGTGCTGCCCCGAGCGCACCTCGGCGGGCATGGACGGCGTGGCGTGGGTCAACGGGAAGGTCCGGCTGACCGATATCACCGACGGCACCAGCAGCACGTTCCTCCTGCTTGAGAAGTCCAACTATCAGGACCAGAGCTGGCTGCCCGACACCTACGGGTCCAATCACTTCTTGTTCGTTCACCACCCGTCGCAGGGTTACGTTCAGGGCTACACGCTGCCGAACGTCGACGCGTTCAACAACCGCGGGCCGCAGGGCTACCACATCGGCGGCGTGCTGGTTTCGATGGGTGACGGGCACGTCCAGTACGTCTCGAACAGCATCTCGGGGGGCACCTACACGGCCCTCTTCACCCGGGCCAATGGCGACATCCCCGGGAGCGATTTCTGATCGGAGCGAGCGGCCGGGATTCGGGCGCGTGGTCACTCGTCTGCGAGCGACCACGCCGTCAATTCCGCATATCAAGGGCGATTCGCTCCGCGCGTCGCCCACCGTTCTGTTCCGATGGACCGCGTCCGTCGGTTCCTATACGTTTCGACACCCCCTTATAACAGACCCGAGCGATGAACCCCTACACCCATCGTTTCTTCGCGCTCCTTATTTTGGGCGTGTTCGTGCTGGCGGGATGCGGCGGCGCCGACAAACCCGTTCGCGTCTCCGGAGTCGTCCGTTCCAAGGGCAAGCCCGTGCCCGATCTGGTCGTTCACTTCCTGCCGGAAAAGGGGCGCGAGAGTACCGGAATCACCGACAACTCCGGGGCATTCGTTCTCAAGTACGGTCAGGACACGGAAGGTGCCGTTCGGGGTAAGCACAAGGTGTTCGTCGATTACCGGCCGCACGACGCCAAGCAGGAGGCCGAGATCGCGATGGGTAAGGCGGGTCATTCACCCGAAATGAAGTCGCTCCTGACCAAATACAGCAAAAAGGCGTCCACCCTGACCTACGAAGTGACACAAGACGGCCAGGAGATTCCGATCGAGTTGGAGTGACGGGTGTTGTGGGGCAGCCTTGTGTGTCTCGGGTGAATATGTCAACGCTACGGGCATGACGGGCCGGAGGAGAACCTTCCGGTCCGCATTTGCTGAGGACCTCCCGGCGAGCGGCGCCCGCCCACCCGTTCGCCAAAACACCTATTCCGAACGATACCTCCATGAAATTCGCCGCCGTGATCGAGTACAGTCAGGACAAGGTGTTGGTGGACACACACCGCCCGGCGCACCGGGCGTACCTGGCGACTCTGATCGAGCAGAACCAGCTCTTCGCGGCCGGTCCGACGGACGACGGCTTCGGCGCGCTCATCATCTACGAAGCCGATTCGGCCGAGACGGTGGAATCGCTCATCAAGAGCGACCCGTTCTTCGCGGCCAGCGTGTTTCTGAAGTGGACCGTCCGCCCGTGGAAGATGGGGCTCTTCAACGCGAATCTGGCCCCGAAAGCGTGAGGTGGGCGCGGTACGGTGAACGTAGCCACAACTCCGGCCGGAGAGATGCGATGCCCCAGACCTACACGTGTTTGCACTATCACCTGATTTTCAGTACCAAGAACCGCGACCCGATCATCGCGCCGGACATGCGCCCGCGTTTGTGGGAGTACATCGGCGGCACCGTTCGCGGTTTGAACGGAATCCCGATCCTGGTCGGTGGAACGGCCGACCACGTTCACCTGCTCGTCACACTTCGCCAAATCCCCGCGCTTGCGGACTTCATGCGCGACATGAAAGCGGCTGCATCGGGTTGGGTCCACGACACGTTTCCGGAGATGCGCAAGTTCGCGTGGCAAGCCGGTTACGGCGCGTTCACGGTGAGTCATTCCGGCATCAATGCGGTGAAGGCGTACATCGCCAACCAGGAGGAACATCACCGCAAGCAGACGTTTCAGGATGAGTTTCGCGAGTTCCTCCGGCGACACGAAATCGAGTTTGAAGAGAAGTACCTGTGGGATTGAACGCCGTTAGCCGCGGAACGGCAATCAATGGTTGCCGGGGGAACAGCGAAGGTTCAGACACCCGAAGGTGCGGTGCAACGGCTTGGAAACGAAGGAACCTGCCGAAGGAACGTGTGTCGCCCCGGAGGGGCGTCCGACGGTAGCCAGGGGTGGAGCGGAGCGGAACCCCTGGAACGGGGCGAGAAGGACAAGAAGCCCTGTACGGGCGACAGAACCTCCGGGGCGTCTGTCGCCCCTACGGGGCTTCGAGGCATTTTGCGCGTCGGTTCCAGGGGTTGCGCTCGCGTGCGCTCGCTCACCCCTGGCTACCGTCGGACGCCCCATCCGGGGCGAGGTCCGTTCACCTCACGAACCGGCTCACCTTCGTCGCCCCGTCTTGAAGCTCGAAGCGGTAGCCGTCGGGGAAGGCGTCGGCGAACTCCTCCTGGTGCGACACCAGCAGGATGCAGTGCAGGTGGCCGCGGAGGTTCTGTAACTCCTGAATCATCACCTGGCGCCCGGCGCGGTCCAGGCACCCGAAGCCCTCGTCGATGATGACGCTCTCGATCGGGCGGTGCTGCTTGCTCGCGTACTGGCCGATGCCCAGCGCGAGCGCGACCGCCACCCGGAACCGCTGGCTGCCGCTCAGGAACGCCACGTTGATCGCCGACCCGCCCGTCACGCGGTTCGCGCATTCCAGGTCCAGTGCCTTGTCCGTGCCGACCTCCGCCTCCACCAGCCGCATGAAGAGCTGGCCCCCGCTCAGACGGTCCAGAACCGCGTTCGCGTAGTCCACGATCTGCCGCTCCGCCTGCCGGACGAGGTGCCGTTGCAGGCGGTCGCGGCCGAGCAGTTCGGCGAGCAACTTGTGCCGGTTGTGTTCCGCGTCGACAACCAGGAACCGCTCGTTGAGTTCGGCGCGCTGCTGGAGGTAGCCGTCGAGGATGCGCTTGTGGGCCTGTGCGTCGAGCAGCTCTTTGTTGCGGGCGTCGAGGTCCTTCCGGGCGGCGGCCACGTCGGCGCGCACGTCGTCCGGGTGGCGGCGCTCGTCCGGCAGGAACGCGTCGGCCTCCGTTTCGAGCTGCGTGATCTCGGCGCGGAGCGGGTCCAGCCCGCCGCGGGCCGCCTGGAGCTGCGTGAACTTGGCTTCGGTCCCCTTCGCGACGAGCGCGTCGAGTTCGTCCTGCCACCGGGCGCGGTCGTTGAGGCCCGCCGATTCGAGGGGCTTTTGCCACGCGGCCGGGAGCGCCTTTTTCGCGCGCTCGATGGTCTCGCCGCTCTGCTTGCGGCTCGCGTCTTCGAGGTTCAGTTTGCCCGCGATCTCGGTCAGTTCGCGGTCGATTTCGCTCAGCGTGCGTTGCAGCCGGTCGTTCTCGGTTTCGGTCGCGGCGATTTCCTTTTTGCCCGCCGCGAGCGAGTTCACGACGCCCTTCTCCTCGCTCTGCTTGGCCTGGTACTCCTGGCGGAGGGACGTCGGGTCGCCCGGCGGGAGGCCCTGCTTCGCTTTCGCCAGCCGCTCGCGGGCCGCTTCCACCTTCGCGCCCAGCGTGCGCGCCTTGTCGGCCAGTTCCTGTGCGGCCCGGAGCTTGCGCTTGACGGTGTCGAGGCCGTGCGCCTGCGTGGACAGTTCGGTGAGGTCGTGGCGGTCGGGGTAGGTGCTCTTCGACCAGTCGGCCGGCTCCGTGCGGCCGACCTTCTGTTTGAAGAAATCGGGCAGCGCGAAATAGCTCTGTCGGCACGACTCGGTGAGGCGCTTGATGTCCTGTGCGGCCTGCTTCACGGTGGCGTCGGCGTCCTTCCACTTGTCGCGGAGGTCGCCCAGGCGCTTGCGTTCGGTGGCCTCTTTTTCGGTCAGCTCGAATTCGAGCCGCTCGGCCTTGGCCGCGGCGTCGGTGAGCTTCTTCAGCTTGTCTTCGGCGGCCTTCGCGTCGGTCGCGCGTTTCGCTTTTTCGTCGGCGAAGTGGCTCGGGGTGAGCGGCTGACCGCAGGCCCGGCACCTGGTCTGTCCGGACATCGTCGAAAACTCGTCGGCGAGTTCGCGGGCCTGCCGGGCGAGCGCGCGGGCCTCGGCGGCCGCCTGGTCTTTCGCCGCCCGGTCCTCGCGGGCGGCCCGCGCCTTCGTTTCGAGCGCGGTGAACTCGTCCTTGGCTTTGATGCCCTCCGCCTTGAGTTGCACCTCTTCGGCCCGCGCGGCTTTTTCGCCCGCGACGACTTTTGTTAGCTCCGCGCGGTCGTGGTGGAGGCGCTCCAGGACCGCGATGTTTTGCGCCAGGACGACGAGCTGCTCCTGCTCCTCCTGGAGCTGCTTCACGGTCTCATCGGGTTTGGCCGGGAGGCGGGCGAGTTCGTCGTCGAGGCGCTTGGCGTCGGCTTCGGCGTCCTCCACCTGCCGGACCTTTTCCAGCACGCTGGTCAGTTCGCGGAGCCGCGTTTCGAGCTTCGCCTTGTTCGCCTCGTCCTCGCCCTGGGTCTTCTTGAGGTTGCCCAGCTTCTTGCGGCCGAGCGAGAGTGCGTTCTCGGTCACGCGCCGCCGCTCCGCGGCGGTCTCGCGGTCCTTCGTGAAGCGCTCCGTCTTGCGTTCCGACTCGCTGATGCGGCCGCGCTCCGTGACGATGGTGCCGACCGTGGGCAGCACGTCGCGCAGTTCGCGGAGCCGCGTGTGGTCCTTCTCGATCGCCAGCGCCGTGCCGAGCAATTTTTCGGCGTCCGCGAGCTTGGTCCGCACCCCGGCGAGCTTCCCCTGGGTGTCGGTCCAGCGCCGCGCGCGGAGTTCGAGCGCGTTGAGCGCGTCGATCCGCTCCTGCGTGGCGTCGCGCGCCGTCTCCACCTCCAGGATGCGCGCCGCGACCCCGGCGTACTCCTCCTCGCTCACCTCTTTGATGCCCGAGAGCTGGTTGGAGATGCCCTCCAGTTCGCCCTTGAGCGCGCGCCGCCTGTCGTCGGCCTTGCCGTGCAACTTCTGGTAGCGTTCGAGATCGACGATGCGGGCCAGCACCCCGGCCCGCCCCGCCGGCGTGCTGTCGAGGAGCTTTTCCGACTTGCCCTGGAGCAACAGCACCGACGACGTGAACGTCTCGTAGTCCAGGCCGATCTTGTCCCTCACCCAGGCGTCGAACTTGGTTTTGTACTCGGTTCCCGAGACGGCCTCCCACTCGTCGGAAGCCCCCGAAGAACTCACCCCCCGGCCCCCTCCCTGAAGGGAGGGGGTGAACGCGCGCAACGCCTCCTCTGATCCTCTGGAGGCATGGGAGTTCCGAAGGTCTTGCTCCCCTCCCTTCAGGGAGGGGCCGGGGGTGGGGTCCGGGACCGGTCCGACCTTCCGCAGCACCTGTTGCGTGCTGGCGATCTTGTCGTTCTTCTGCCGGCGGACGGTGCGCTTGATGCGGTAGAGCTGCTTCTCGCTGGTGAAGTCGAACTCCACGCTGAGCGTATTGGCTTCCTTATTAATCAGTTCGGCGGCGCTCTGGCTGCCGCCGCGGTGGTGCCCGAACAGGGCGAAGGTGACGGCGTCGAACACGCTGGACTTGCCGCTCCCGTTGGTGCCCGAGAGCATCCAGAGCGGCGACCCGTCGAACCGGATCTCCTGCTCGTCCTTGTAGGACAGGAACCCGGACAGCTTCACGCGTTGGGGAATCATTGCACACTCCGGGCGCACCCCGTTCGCGCGGGCGGCGGGTGGCGACTGGGCCACCCGCCGCCCGCGCGGGTGGGGTGCGCCTATTCCATCTCCTTGAGCAGTCCGTCGGCGATCTTGAGGATCGCGTCGCGCTCGACCTCGTCGTGCTGGATCAGCTCCTGGCCGAGGTAGTCGCGGACGGTTTCTCCGAAGCCCTTCCCGGTGCCACCGGCGCCGGAGGCGAGGGTCGGGCCGAGCGCGCCGGTCTCCTTCCAGTCGCGCGCGTACCACCGCGGGAAGATGCGGTCGAGGTCTCGGAGCACGTCTTCGAGCTGGTCCTTCCCCGCCGTGTAGCGGATCTGGAGGTTCACCAGGTCGCCGCTCGCGTTCGGGTACTCCTGTTTCAACCGCGGGAGGTCGTCGGCCGGCTCCAGCACCACCACTTCGTAGATGGGCGTCGCGGGGAGCGGGAGAACCGTCGGTTCTTCGCTCCGCCCGTCCGGGCCGATCTCGACAATCACGACCCCTTTCTGGTCGCCCTGCTCGCCGAGGTCCATGCGCTCGATGCTGCCGGAGTAGCGCATGTGCGTCGCGCCGAGCCACTGCGGCTTGTGGATGTGGCCCAGCGCGGCGTAGTCGAACTGCTCGGGGAGCTCGGCCCCCTGGACGACGACGTCTTCCTCTTCGGTAATGCGGAACAGGCTCGGCCCGACGCTCGACCCGTGAACGTGGACGTGCGCGCCGAGGACGGCGGGCGCTTGGAGGTCGTACTTGGGGTGGGCGCGGATCGTGCGGAGCGCGTCGGCCCAGGCCGCAACGAGGTGCTTGTTCTTCTCCTCGGGGCTCCCGTACTTGAGACCGGTATCGCTCTTGAGGAAGCGGTTCGGCGTCGGGTACGGCATCAGCACGAATTGTACCGGGAAGCCGCCCATGCGGTCTTCGAGGCGGATGAACGTGGGGTCGGCCGCGAGGTACAGTCGGCCGGGCGGGACCGTCTCGCCGGGACGGCCGACGGTGGGCGAGGCGAGCGTCATGGCGCTCACGAGCGTCTGACAGAAGTTCTCGTTGTCGTGGTTGCCGGTGAGGGTGAGGATCGTGCCGCCGCCTTCGAGGAAGCCGTGGAACACGTCCTGCCAGTGGCGGATGGTTTCGCGCAGGCCGTCGGGGCGGGCGAGTTCGCTGAACAGGTCGCCGGCGACGAGTAGCACGTCGACCGCTTGTTCCTTGCAGTGGACGGCGACGCGCTCGACCGCCTTGCGGAGGTCGTCGGTGCGGTCGATCCGGCCGAGGCGGTCGCCGAGGTGCCAGTCGGCGGTGTGGAGGATTCTCATACCTCGGTATTGTGCCGGGGGTTGCGCGCGAGCGAAAGGTCAGTCGCTCACGGGTCAAGCGGCTCACGGGTGAAAAACCACTCGCTCGACTGGGACGCGGTCGGAAAGGTCTTCACGCCGACCACGGCGACAGTCTGCCGGTTTTCGATGTCATCGACGACGCGACCGAAAGTGCCGGACCGGCCGGGTCGAATTTCCGAGGACAAGATGTGACCGAGTACCCGATATCCGCGCACCTCTTCGGAGGGGGCGCTTCTCGTCGAGTTCCAGGGGCCATCCAACCCGCACAAGAACGCGCCATCTTCTTTCCGAAAGACCGTGTGGGCCGCGTCGTCCGGTGTGCGCGTGCCCCCAACGGCTCGCGGGCCGTCCGCACCTTGACCCCAGAGAAGCTGGTACGAGACGGCGCGGGTTCCTCCCGGTATCCCCGTGATCGCCCACTGCCCGCGTCGGCC from the Frigoriglobus tundricola genome contains:
- a CDS encoding AAA family ATPase, whose amino-acid sequence is MIPQRVKLSGFLSYKDEQEIRFDGSPLWMLSGTNGSGKSSVFDAVTFALFGHHRGGSQSAAELINKEANTLSVEFDFTSEKQLYRIKRTVRRQKNDKIASTQQVLRKVGPVPDPTPGPSLKGGEQDLRNSHASRGSEEALRAFTPSLQGGGRGVSSSGASDEWEAVSGTEYKTKFDAWVRDKIGLDYETFTSSVLLLQGKSEKLLDSTPAGRAGVLARIVDLERYQKLHGKADDRRRALKGELEGISNQLSGIKEVSEEEYAGVAARILEVETARDATQERIDALNALELRARRWTDTQGKLAGVRTKLADAEKLLGTALAIEKDHTRLRELRDVLPTVGTIVTERGRISESERKTERFTKDRETAAERRRVTENALSLGRKKLGNLKKTQGEDEANKAKLETRLRELTSVLEKVRQVEDAEADAKRLDDELARLPAKPDETVKQLQEEQEQLVVLAQNIAVLERLHHDRAELTKVVAGEKAARAEEVQLKAEGIKAKDEFTALETKARAAREDRAAKDQAAAEARALARQARELADEFSTMSGQTRCRACGQPLTPSHFADEKAKRATDAKAAEDKLKKLTDAAAKAERLEFELTEKEATERKRLGDLRDKWKDADATVKQAAQDIKRLTESCRQSYFALPDFFKQKVGRTEPADWSKSTYPDRHDLTELSTQAHGLDTVKRKLRAAQELADKARTLGAKVEAARERLAKAKQGLPPGDPTSLRQEYQAKQSEEKGVVNSLAAGKKEIAATETENDRLQRTLSEIDRELTEIAGKLNLEDASRKQSGETIERAKKALPAAWQKPLESAGLNDRARWQDELDALVAKGTEAKFTQLQAARGGLDPLRAEITQLETEADAFLPDERRHPDDVRADVAAARKDLDARNKELLDAQAHKRILDGYLQQRAELNERFLVVDAEHNRHKLLAELLGRDRLQRHLVRQAERQIVDYANAVLDRLSGGQLFMRLVEAEVGTDKALDLECANRVTGGSAINVAFLSGSQRFRVAVALALGIGQYASKQHRPIESVIIDEGFGCLDRAGRQVMIQELQNLRGHLHCILLVSHQEEFADAFPDGYRFELQDGATKVSRFVR
- a CDS encoding metallophosphoesterase family protein: MRILHTADWHLGDRLGRIDRTDDLRKAVERVAVHCKEQAVDVLLVAGDLFSELARPDGLRETIRHWQDVFHGFLEGGGTILTLTGNHDNENFCQTLVSAMTLASPTVGRPGETVPPGRLYLAADPTFIRLEDRMGGFPVQFVLMPYPTPNRFLKSDTGLKYGSPEEKNKHLVAAWADALRTIRAHPKYDLQAPAVLGAHVHVHGSSVGPSLFRITEEEDVVVQGAELPEQFDYAALGHIHKPQWLGATHMRYSGSIERMDLGEQGDQKGVVIVEIGPDGRSEEPTVLPLPATPIYEVVVLEPADDLPRLKQEYPNASGDLVNLQIRYTAGKDQLEDVLRDLDRIFPRWYARDWKETGALGPTLASGAGGTGKGFGETVRDYLGQELIQHDEVERDAILKIADGLLKEME